The Deltaproteobacteria bacterium genome segment TTCGTACGCGAGCCGGAAGAGACGTTTTGGATCGTCTACGAGCACATCCAGAAATATCCCTACCTGGGCCAAGACGATCTGACAAATGACTACCGCAGCGCCTTCTGGAATGAAGAGTGGGCGCTGACAAACTCGCCGTGGACGCACGGCAATCCCGCCCGCAATTACATGGTCCGCGCGCATGGCAACTACTTCTGCAAGCAGGAAGACAAGTGGTTTTCCGACGCCACCGCGGATGTCGATCTCGGGCCCGATCTGCATCGTCAGCGGACGGTTTGGGCCGACATCAATAACGACGGTTGGGACGACGTGGTGGTTTCGACCGGTGGATACGAGGAAAATGGTTTTTCGGTCTTCCTGAACGACGAGGGGACATTCACCGACATCACCGACGCATCGGGGCTCAATGGCTTCGGCGCGGGTGTGGCACTGCTGGCCGATTTCGACAACGACGGCAACCTCGACGCGTACCTCGGCGTGAACACGCCGCAGGACAACGTGCTCGATTACTACTCGACGATTCTGCTGGGCGACGGGCTCGGGGCATTTACCGAGGTTCCCGATAACGGCGTCGACGTGCTGTTCGATGTGACGCTCTACGAAGTGGACGTCACGCGCCGGCCCAGCCACGTGGCGATCACGGCCGCGGACTACGACGAGGACGGCATCGTCGATCTTTACGCGGGCAACTGGGAGATCGAGTATCCCTACGCCGCGTCGTACCCGGATATTCTTTTCCACGGCAATGGCGACGGGACGTTCGAAGACGCGTCCGATGGTTCGGGGATCAATCCCTACAATCGACCGGCTTACGGCGCGTCCTTCGGCGATTACAACAACGACGGATGGGCCGACATCGGCGTGGCCAACTACGGCGGTTCGCCGAATTACCTGTTCGAGAATCAGGGCGACGGAACATTCGTCGAAGTGGCCATGGAGAAGGGCTTCGCCCGTGGAGGCGACGGCAAAAGCGGCACGTCATTCGGCATCGACTTCGGCGACATCGACAACGATGGCGACCTCGATGCCTATCAGTCGAATATCCAGCACCCGCGGTACGAAGGTGTGACGGGCGGCAGCGTGCTGCACGAAAACGCCGGTACGCCGGACTTTGCCTACACCGACATCACGACCGCCCGGGGAATTTCGCGCGACGAGGGCGAGATCGACGGCAGCTTCGCCGACTTCGACAACGACGGCCGCCTCGATCTGTTCGTCTCCGATCTCTACACCGGGCATTACGGGCGCCTCTTCCGGCAGATGGAAGACGGCACATTCGAGAACGTCACCTACGAGTCGGGCATCTTCATGCACGATTGCACCAATCACGCGTGGGGCGATGTCGACATGGACGGCGACCTCGACCTGCTCGTCACCCGACGTTCTGACGGCATGCAGGTGCACCTGTGGCGCAACGAAATCGGGCAGGACAACAACTGGGTGACGTTCCGGCTCGAAGGCGACGGCGTGGCGACCAATACCAGCGCTTGCGGCGCGCGCGTCACGCTCGTCGCGGGCACGCTGACGCAGATCCGCGAAGTTCAGTGCGGCCGCGGCCACGCGAGCGCGGGTCCGTCGCTGCCGGTCGAGTTCGGGCTTGGGTCCGCGGCGACCATCGATTCGGTCACGGTGGATTGGCCGGGCGGGGCGGAGGAAACCTGGGATGACCCGCCGATCGAGCGGTTCATCCGGCTGGTTCAGGGGCAACCGACGCTCGAGTACTATGACGAGTGAGCCCGAAGCGCCCGAATCGCTCTCTCGGCCGGTATTCGCCGCGCTGCTGATCGCCGCGACCGCGATCGCGGCATTTCAAGTGCGTTCGTTCTGGGCTTATGCTCAGGACGACGCGTTCATCACGTTTGCGTACGCGCGTCATTGGATCGAAACGGGCCGGGCGCTTTACCGGCCCGACGAAACCGTCATCGGGTACTCGAATCCGCTCTGGATGGCGATCAGCGCCGCGATGTATGCGGCGCTCGGCGCCGACCGCATTCTCGTCGCCATGCGTGCGGTGTCGTTTCTTGCGCTCGTCAGCCTGTGCGTGACGACTCCGCTCGCAGCCCGACGACTGGGGGCGCGGCGCGTCGCGCAGGCCGCATGCGTGCTCCTGCCCGCCCTGACGACCGCGTTTGCCCTGCACGTGAATTCGGGTCTCGAAACGGTTCTCGAAACGGCCCTTGTGTCGTTCGCCGCATGGCGATTGCTGCCGGATGACGAAGGACGCATCGACGCGCTCAGCGGCCTTCTCGCTCTGGCCCTCGCGGCGATCGCGCGCTTCGATGGGATGTTCCCATTTGCCTTGG includes the following:
- a CDS encoding CRTAC1 family protein, with amino-acid sequence MTMTILWSRRWCAVLALAILTVFSACAGGGDDDDDDGGGGSVEALCARISECDLGAALGISSMDDCRGFADTLDDATLQCVLNAKSCEEVKECLGLAGTDDDADDDTDDDADDDSTYECVEEPSLVDIEPETPEMTDEELYALRCPDAADPEAYEEVTLQYSSDALSTGSTAWDAGSMEGVRFTPEHPFHLKSLEFYFYNDCGDVNVRIVPDLLGSVFVVDGDLTDPFRAAIPSESEWSELPVPQWDFVREPEETFWIVYEHIQKYPYLGQDDLTNDYRSAFWNEEWALTNSPWTHGNPARNYMVRAHGNYFCKQEDKWFSDATADVDLGPDLHRQRTVWADINNDGWDDVVVSTGGYEENGFSVFLNDEGTFTDITDASGLNGFGAGVALLADFDNDGNLDAYLGVNTPQDNVLDYYSTILLGDGLGAFTEVPDNGVDVLFDVTLYEVDVTRRPSHVAITAADYDEDGIVDLYAGNWEIEYPYAASYPDILFHGNGDGTFEDASDGSGINPYNRPAYGASFGDYNNDGWADIGVANYGGSPNYLFENQGDGTFVEVAMEKGFARGGDGKSGTSFGIDFGDIDNDGDLDAYQSNIQHPRYEGVTGGSVLHENAGTPDFAYTDITTARGISRDEGEIDGSFADFDNDGRLDLFVSDLYTGHYGRLFRQMEDGTFENVTYESGIFMHDCTNHAWGDVDMDGDLDLLVTRRSDGMQVHLWRNEIGQDNNWVTFRLEGDGVATNTSACGARVTLVAGTLTQIREVQCGRGHASAGPSLPVEFGLGSAATIDSVTVDWPGGAEETWDDPPIERFIRLVQGQPTLEYYDE